GCCTCATTCAGCTTGTCATTGAGCACAACAAAGAGTTTCTCGGCACTGAGCTTTCCTCGTTCCAGGCGGGCATATTGTATGCTTTTCCCGGGAATGCGTGAGAACTGTTTCTCGTATTCGGCAATTACTCGAGTAAGCGCATCCTTCTTGGCGCGTAACGTCTGTATTTCTATCTCCCCTTCAAGCAGTTTTTGTTTTACTTGCCGAACGTATGCCGAAGGAGTCAGACTTGCAAAATCGGGTCCGCTGCCGGCGGGAACGAGGGTTTGAATGTAATCCTTCGTTCGCGTCTTCAGCTTCTCTTCCAACTCCTTAATCTGCGCGTTTACCTCGCGGACTTTATCCCCGAACACTTCCTTCCCGGCAAGAGCAGGATTTTTCGACACAGCAAGATCACGCTGGACTTCAAGGCCTGCAATTTGTTCCTGCAGGTTCTTTATGTACGGATCACTCGAGCTGCCCATCGAACGGGCAAGTATCTGCTCTTGTTGCGGAATCTCCTGCCGGTATGACGTGACTGTCCGCTCCAGCGATTGAAGGGCAATATCCGTCGCGTCGCGGGTTGCCTCAAGCTGGGAAAGCTGGTCAATCAACTTTCTCGACTCGTTATCCAGCGAAACGATTCCTTTGTTTTCCATGTACGATTGAAGTGAGCCCTCCAGCATTTCCAGATGGGCACGCTGGTCGGCAACCTGCGTCTCCAGAAACTCACGCAATGCCCGTGATTTCTGACGGCTCTTATGAACATTCCGGTTGTAATACTCGGATGTAAACACATTTGCGAGCAGCGCAGCCTCGCGCGGGTTCTTGCTCTTTGCAATAATCTTGATAACATCCGACTCTCGTACAGTCACAAAATCGACGGATAATCCAAGCCGTTTCGTCACCTGCTCAACCGTCGCAACAGTACGTTTTCCTTCATCATCTTTTGCGGGCCGGATGATGTTGATGGGCTCCCGGGCTCCCGGGTCGATGTACATTTGAGAAATCAACCGCCGGGCAACGGATTCAGCCAGTGTTTGCGAGCGCAGAATCTCAAGCTCATTCTGGCGGATGTTTGTGACAATAGCACTGCCGATGGAGGGAATAAACAACCCGCCCGATTCCGGTGTTTGCGTTTGAATCAGCACCGCCGAGCTTGCCTGATACACAGGATTTTTGAGTTTAGTGAACAGGAACGCAGCAACGGCCATCACAACAACAGCGGACACAATAATCCACTTTCCCCGGAGAAGGACTGCAGGATAGTCGCGAATCACCGGCTGGGGCGACGGAACAAGTCGAGTTCTCTGTTCGTGTTCGGTTTTCATGGAATGGGTAGATACAGTCAAGATGTGTTGAGATGCTTCTGCGCTTAGCGCAGCATCAAGATGCGAAAAAAAGGAGGGACAAAAAGTTAGAGGTGTCACACTTGTACGTCACGTGAAGGGTGACGCGAGGGGCTTGACGCACAATGTGAGTCAGCATAAGAAATGATGAACAGAGATACGGCGCCACTTCCCGCGGCGCCGCAGACATTCTTACCGGAGTGGTTACTTCAAGAGCGTCATCTTACGCGAGGAATACAACCTGCCCGGAGAATCTCCATTCACGCTGTTTGCAATCAATCGCGCCACATACACACCAGTTGCAAGATTGCTCGCATCGAAGTGAACTGTGTACGATGATGCTTCCATCACCTGATCAACCAGCGTCGCCACTTTTCTTCCCAAGAGATCATACACAGAGAAATCAACAAGACTTGCTGACGGCAGCGAGAACCGGAATGTTGTTGAGGCATTAAAGGGGTTGGGGTAGTTCTGTTCCAAGGCAAATTGTGACGGCGTCATATCCTCAACTTGTGTCGTTCCTCCGGTTTGAAACCAGAGTGTGCCTGTGTACGGATCGCTGCTCGTTGTGGCGTCAATCGAGATGGAATCAAGCAGATTGTTGTATCCCGTCGCCGGTTCCCAAGTGCCTTGGTTAGCAAGCCGGACTGAATAGTCGGGTCGGTTGCGAAGGCTGTTCATTGGGTCGGGAAGATTGAGAAGCACTGTATACAATCCTGCCGGCATGTTTGAGGGAATACCGACAGTAGCGCTGAGAAGAACCGTATCGCCTGCCCCCCAGAATCGAGGATCAACCGGGAGCCTCGCAGAATACACAGTGCCATTGCTTCTATTCCTCAGACACAATTCGACTGTTCGAGGATTGTAGAGCGAGGCCCATCCGCTGTTAGTCAGTCGGGCAGTAAACATGAATTTCCCCATCCTCCTTCCCACTGACGTAAAAGTCGAATTCAACAACGAGAGCCTGTATCCGAGACGCCGCTGTATTTCCTCATAACATCCCCCCGAAATGAATCCGTTGATCACGGTGGCATGGTAGCCGCCGTTGAGATACGACCAGCGCAGTCGGGCCATTTCCCGAACTGCATTTGTACAGTTTGAGAATGCGCTCGGAGCGCATGTTTCTCCCCCAAGCGGAACAAACCGGTTGTCGAGACGGAGATATGGCTTTGCGAGTGCCGTATCGAGCCTGTTGTCGCGCCAATAAGTGCCGTAATCGTCAGCGCTTGCAAGGAAGCAATCATTGTGGTGACCGACTCTCGCGACGGAAGCATCCGTAAATGCCTGAGCCGGTGTTACTGCAGCGGTCGAGTCGTAAGGAAGCGAGAAAATTGCCTGTTTGTGCCGCGGATAGCGAAGCTGAGTCATTCTTTCGGTAGGCATGACAGAGATAATCTTGTTCAGAATCGTTCTCATATTCTGAACACTCTCATTCCCGTTGGAAGATGAGTGCCACTCACCCCACGCTCCGATGAATCCGGCCTGCAGGAATGCGATTACGTCCTTGTTCGCTTGCAGAATCGGCCTTAGTTGATCGAGATGACGAAGAATCACTACTATTGAGGCATCAGGCTCGTTCATCGCCGCGGAATAACAGAATCGGGGGATGATCTTCAAGCCTGCATTCCGGATGGCGGTGAAGTCGGCGCTGATGTTCTGCAAAATGCTATCGGGCAAATCAACAGTACGCCACTGCTTCAATCCGAAATAGCGGAATACCAATGAATGGGATTGCCTGATGGTTCGAAGACGGTTTGGATCGAGCTTGCGATACGGCGTAATTTGACCGGGCGTCATGCCCGTTTGTTCAAGCTGGAAAATGCCTCGCTCGGGATTCTGGAAAATCTCCGAAGAGGCAGTATACACCACGGATCGTGTCTGGCTGGTGGTGGAATGGAATTGAACAAAGAAACAGATGAGCAAAAGAGACAGAAAGGTAGCTCGTCCCACGATATCCTCCGCACATAATGAAACCCAAGAACTTCCCTTCGCTACGGCCATCGGTGGTGACGGCCATATCAGGTTACATGCAGAATATACATCGTGGTACAACTCTTCGCAAGACGTATTAACCACAATTCACTTAATTATAATTCATATCCGAGAACAAAGTAGAAGATCAACGGACCGTGACGGAACGGACGGGCGGGAACATCGCTGTCAAAGAAGAAGCTCTTCCCCACACCCAACACCGCTTGTCCGAGCGGCGTATCCAAAGCAAACTCCAGACCGACACCATGACGGAATGAACTCAGCTTGATTTGCTGGGGCGTAGCAGAGATCGATGCAAGATCGTACCGCGCGCGGAGGTACGAATCAAACACAAAATCGATGGGCAGTTTGTACCGGTACTCCAGGTTGAGCGCAACGAGTTGGCGGCCGCGTCTGTCATCTTCCCGCGTGCCGAACATGGATTCACGCCCTCCCAGGAAAAATTGCTGGCCGAGGGGCATCGTAAGATCGGCAATCCCGACCGTGAGACGAGGGCAGAACACGCTCCGCTCACCCCACGACCGGTAGCTCGCATACATGAACCTGATTGCGTTATAGCCGACATCACTCAACAAATTTGTTGAGGCAAATTCATACGAAAGCATCAACTGCTGGCCTGATGTCGGAAACGGGTAATCATCGCGTCCGTCAACCATTGTCCCGATTTTGAACAGAGAGAGCATGTAGCTCGATTCAAGCTCGGGAGTATTGTCCAGATTCCGGATTCGGGCCCGTTGCAGTGACCATTCCGCAGTCACGCTTCCGAGTCTCTGCAATGGGGCTCCAACAACAAGCCGTCCGCCAAGGCGAATATCAGAATATTCCCCCGCCCGGTCCCGTTCCCAACGGCTTGTTCCTGAAAATTTCGGGTCATCCACATACACATAGCTGTTGTGGACACTGGCAAACAAGCCGAGATTAAACGTGAACGAGCGGCTCAGGAGGCTATTCGACCTGAACTCCAAATTCGCCTTCCCGTTGCGTCCGCCGCCTGAAAGAGTGAAACCGAGATCGGTACCGATTCCTCGAAAATTTTCGTCACGAATATCGATAGTGCCCTGAAGTTTTCGTTCGTCGTCCGACCGGATGCCGAAGCGGATCAGTTGTGACGGCAATTCTGCAAGACGGATAGTCAGCCCCGGCGTCTTGTCCGCGTACGAAACTTCAAGATAGACGTACTCGAATACGCGTGTGCCGTTGAGATTGGTCAGACCTTGTTTTGCCTTCTCGATTTCAAACGCGTCGCCCGGTGCGAGAGGAAATTCGCGGAACACGAACGACTCTTCCGTCCGATCTCCCCCCCGAACGTGAAGGTATTCGATTATTCCCTCATTCAATTCAATATGCATCGTGCCGGTTGCTTCGTCGAATGACGAATGGACAATCCGAGCCAGGGAGTACCCGCGATTGCGATACAGTTTCAGCAAATTCTCCGCCGCTTCACCGCACCGGCGTTGGTTCAAGATCTTACCTAACAAAGGACGGAATTCAGCCTCAAGAGAGTCCGATGGAACAAGTGTGTTCCCTGTGAACCGGACACCGCGCAGAAGAGAATTCGGGTAGAGAGTAAAAACGACCTGTGTCGGGCGCAATTCCGGGAACACTTCAACAACAATGTCCCGGAAATTTCCGGTGGCGAACAACGCTCTGATATGTTTGCGGATTTCAATTGACGACAGTGTACCTTTGAACGCATCGTGCTTCAGTTTGAATGAAAGCGAATCGGGGGCACCTTCTCCACTAATCTCAAGTTGCACATCCTCAAAAACCCTGTTCTCACTGTCAGTTTCTGCACTATCCATTTTGTCAACAGCCCGCTCGTACAGCGCCTTGATTGAGTCAATCTGCTCCCCTGCCGATCGGTACCCCTCCTCAATCAACTCCTCAAGTCCTGTGAAGTCTGACGACAAATGGCGTCCGACCGAAGGCGTAATGGCGACATCCGCCTGTTTGATTTGCTCCTCGTTTGCCAACTGCATCATAATTCCCATGATCTGATCTGCAGTCTGCCACGGGGCTTTCAACTCATCGGCATTTCGAAAGCCGCTCGTTGAATTGACGGCAACGACAACATCACAGCCCTCCTTTTTCGCGACATCAACAGGAATGTTCGTTACCAATCCTCCGTCGACAAGTTGCATGGAATCTTTATTCACCGGACTGAAGAGCAGCGGCACAGTGGAACTCGCCCGCAAGGCTTCGGCAAGCGAGCCCCGATCGAGAATAATCCGGCTTCCGGAAATCAGATCCGTTGTCACTGCGCGGAAGGGAATCTTCAAATTGTCAAACGTCGGGTTCGGATGATACAATGCTTGCAGTGTCTGCTCGCTCAGAAAGTTCGTAAGCCGTTGACCCGATGAAACGGCATGCGGTATGACAGGCCGCAATCCCTGAAACCGGACAGTCAGGAAACTCCAGTCTCCTGCAATTTTTCTGTCAATGGGGAGATCCGTCCGCTTCGTTTCATCAGAAAAAGAAAGAACCTCGTCCCAATTTGTTGAGAGGGCGAGACTTTCGATATCGGCGCTCGTATAGCCCGAAGCGTACAGGCCGCCGACAATTGCACCCATGCTTGTGGCGGAAATGAAATCAACAGGAATCTTGTAATGTTCGAGTGCTTTCAGCACGCCGATCTGCGCAGCACCGCGTGCCCCTCCTCCGCTCAACACCAGGCCGATGCGCGGACGTTTCTGGGTCTTGAATGGATAGAGATGATTTCGGGCGTTCGCTGATGAATCAAACTGGGGACGGTACGTTATCTTCGTCTGTGAAGAAAGACCGGAGGGTACAAGCCATAGAATTCCGATGAAGCAAAGAAGAAGTTTGATATGAATTGCCAACGTGCTGCCACCATGAGAGGGTTGAATGTGCCATCAAAGTAGAAGTTTTGGGAAGGAAAATCAACGGCTTACGTGGAGACTCAGAACACAACAAAATCCAGGTAGAAGAAAATCAGAGGCGAGACAAACAGAAGGCTGTCAAATCTGTCCAACACACCGCCATGTCCGGGGATGAGAGCCGATGAATCCTTCACACCGGCATCGCGCTTCAGTAACGACTCGGCAAGGTCACCCGCCTGCCCGAATATCCCGACAATGCTGCCGCACACCAACGCACTCCCGACCGTCATATACGGGAGAAAGAAACTCTGCGCGACAAGAAACGTTGCCACGGCGCCCACATATCCGGCAACCGCCCCCTCCCATGTTTTGTTCGGGCTGACACGCTCAAACAGCTTGTGTTTCCCCAACAGCCTGCCTGCAAAATAGGCAAGAGTGTCACATACCCAGATGGAAACAAAAACCGTAATCACCGTTGCCCCTCCCCAATCGTACACCTGCCGCACAACTTCCGCGGGATAATCAATACCGTGACCCTCGAAATGCAACCACACCGGAAAGTCGGCCGGAATAAACAACTCACGTACGCCAATCAATGAGCCGAGAAAGAGTGAGACATAGCAAACACCGAACAACGTTGTTGCTACATTCAGCAATGCCGAGCCTTTGTTGCGGAACAATTCCAACAACATGATCAACGGAACGAAGATGAGGAAAAGAATGAGGAATAACTGGGCCATCGTTGGCATGGGCAGAGCCACACCGAACTGACCGGCAAATGTGAGGATGACGAATTGCAGTTTCTGCCATATGAACACGCACAACACAAGCGCGCCGAACACCAGTCCTGTAACAACTTGTGGAGCAGCTCCCTTTCGCGCAGCCAGAGTATAGAACTCGTTAAGCCCGAGCACCGCTATGAGCAGCACCATGCCGAAGAACCACAATCCTCCCCACCACGAAAATACAACAATCAGCGGAATGGAGACAAGGGCGACGAGAATGCGTTGCGTGAGGTTCTTCAATGGAACAGTCGATACGATGTTGTTTGACGGTGGAATGCCGGATATTGCAGCAGCCTGTCAGGCAGGGCGCCGCGTGATGCGTATAAGGTAGTAAGTTGCAGCTACAAAAACCACAGCGCTGAGAGTGATGTTCAAGAGAAGAGTTTCGGAATCGGGGAATGTGTCCGGTGAAATCGCAATGAAATTTTCGTCCAATTGAAGATAGACAACAACACAGGCGATGAAGTTGTTAAAGAAATGCGCTGCAATGGAAGTGACAATATTCTGCGTTCGATACACAACAAATCCGAAGTACACGCCAAGCACGATCAGCGGGATGAGCGTGAACGGATTGAGGTGGTATACTCCGAATACGATACCTGCGATAACTGCGGCAGTGAGTCCCCGCTGCGGCCGGGAACCGCCACCATCCTTTGTTCCGGATTCCTCCAACGTCCTCTGAATCAATCCCCGGAACAGTATCTCCTCGCAAATTGCGGGAGTGACTGCAATAACAAGGACCACAAACAAAAACTCGGGAAACGAGTGTGCAGATGTTAACATGCGATACATCCGCTCCATCATCTTCTTGATTTGATCAACAAATTGCTGAACAACCGGAGGAAGCTCAAGAGGTACCGCCTCCTGCAGCATAAGATATCCTTGCAGCAATTGCTGGAGCGCAAACACGGCAACAAGAACAAGAAGAACCTGGCCCGGATGAATAACGCCGAACCGGAACACATTCGTCCGGCCCGGGAAGCGAAGCCTTGCAAGGAGTATTGTTGGAATAAGAATGAAAAGAACTTGTCCGAGCATCGTCGCCAATCTTACTGCTGTGACGTTGGACTCGGCCATATCCATCCCGAACAACAGAAACGTAATGGCGCCGCCGACAATCTGATACAGGAAGAAGATCCCGACCAGTGAAACTGACGCGAACGCCCATGCCGGCATCCGTTGAAACAGTGATGAAACGGATTCAAACGTTGACGGTGGGGGAGATTGGAACGGGCTGTTCCCGCGAGGATTAGCGATGTCGTTCAATGGCTGCCGGTGTGTTCTGGTTGGAAGTACACATCTAACCCTGCTTCGCTTTGATCATCGCTGCCAACAGCGGAACCATGATCTCGTGATGTCCCGTGAAGTACAATCCCCTGCCACCATCCTGCGTCGGGCGGAGTTTGACATTCATTGTCGGACGGTAATGTGTGTTCATGTCGAAGACGGCGGTGGTAAACCCGCGCGCCGGCGTGCCGAGATTCCGCGCAACGGTGAGTGCCTTCAGAAACACTTCCGGCATAATCACAGCAGAGCCGATATTCAACACAACGCCGCCGCCCGTGAGCCCCTTACACAACTCACAAAGCGTCGTAAAATCCCTGAACGTGAGTTCGCCCGTCGCGGCACCATCCATCGTTGGCTGCTGGTGAATGATGTCCGTCCCGATTGCAGCGTGTACCGTTATCGGAATATTGAGCGAGTAGCATGTCGCAAGAAGGCTTACATCTGCGTTCGGAGCCGCAAGGTCGAGAAGCTTTTTGCCGAGCGCTTCGCCGTAGCCCATGTCGGAGTTCTTGTAGGCATCGCTCAGTGTTGTGTTCATCAACTCGCCCGTTTCCTTTGCCATACCAAAGCGCCCGTCCATCATGTTTGCGGCAACGTCTTCACTCGTTTGTCCCCACATTGCGGTTTCAACGTCGTGAATTGCAGCGGCGCTGTTCATGGCAACTGATGTGATGATATGCTTCTTGATCAGATCGATCAGAACAGGGGCTAATCCCACCTTAATCACGTGAGCGCCCATCATCACAATGACCGGCTTGCCATTCTTTCGTGATGTAAGGATGTCGTCAACAAGGGTCTTGAGTTCAGCCGCCATCAGGATGTTTGGCAGACTGTCAACAAACACCGCAAATGAATCGCGGGCTCCGTCGAACGGTTTGGCAAAGTCGTTTGGCGAAACCTTGCTATACCGGTCTTTGATGGAGATCGTTTTGATTTTGGATAAATCGGCTCTTTTGTGTTTTGCCATTTGCGTGCTCTTAAGGTACGGTGCGGAATGATACCGCCACACTATTTGATTCGTGATCTCAAAGGTCCGGCCAACCCCGAATACTGTCTCAACTCAACATCAATCGAGCCGACGACAACTTTTGTGTTTACGCGGATAGGGATCTTGCGTTCATCATCCGTCAACCAGATAACGATACGGCCTTCGGATTTGAAGAGACCTCCTTCTTTCACGAGCGGCTCAACAACGATTGTCTTGAATGTTCCTGCCGCTACTTCCAGTTCCTGCCGGCCTAGGAACTTCACTCGAAGTTCGTGGCTTGTATCCTTGTAGAAGTTGTACAGCGTTACGTAGTCACCCGGCTTCATACCGGAATACTCCAACGTGCGCGCATAGTAGAAGGCCGACATGATATCGTGAACGTATTCGGGAATAGGATGGTCGCCTTCCGAAGTCCGTGCAATGTTCCTTACTTGATCGAAATCGGCTGTGAAATCACGGCGGTACGTTCCTTCGCGGATATGCTGCTCAAACCGCAAGGGAGCGATCGCCTGCGAATCAACAAACGTCAGATACTGGTCGCGTACTTCATAAATCCAGTCAAAACTCTTGAGCGATCTCACTGTGAATTCAACGCGATAGCATGTTCGCCCGTCAATCGTCTCATATCTGGGAATTGCCATTACTGCTTCACCGGCGGTAATCGGCCCGTAGCTCACATCGAACACAAGCCGTTCGCCCACGGTAAATGCGGTATTCTCAACCGTTCTCCACTTGAACCTCTTGAGTGAGTCCTCGACCGCCTTCGCAAGGGAATCCGCCCGACTGAGGGAATCGGCCAGCACTTTCTGGCGAGCAATACGTCTCAACGAATCGGCCTTTGCGGCGGCGGCAATACTGTCGGCGCGGACTTTTGCGGCAGCCGCTGCTTTTGAGGTTGTCGCTTTCTTCTTCGTCGTTGTTTGAGGATGAACAACGGCTGCTGCCATCAACAAAACAAGAACAACAACAACTCCGGACTTAACCTGCATGCACGGTTCCTCCCTGCTTCGTCCGGTTCAACAACGACTTGGCGGAAGCAAAAACCTGGTCGACCGTAATGGTTGCCATACATGCACACGTTGTCTTGTTCTCGATGCAGACATTGCAGTCAACAGGCCTCTCGGGTACAAAGACAATTTTCTTATCTGTGTACGGCCCCCACCGCTTTGCGCTCATGGCAGTGTGCTGCGGAAACAATCCGATTACCGGAGTTCCCATTGCCACAGCAAGATGCAGCGGGCCGGTGGAATTCGACATGAATATCTTTGCAGAACGTATCAGCGCTGCAAACTCCTTGATTGAAAGAGCCTCGTTCAAAGCAACCGCTTTGCCTTCAGACGCCTGAACAACCTCTGCAATTTTCCCGGTTTCTCCTTTGGTTCCCGTCACAACCACACGCAAGCCCAGTTCCGAACCGAGTTTCGCGGCAAGAACGCCAAAGCTGCCAGGCGGCCATTCCCTCGCAGAACCGCCGCTGCCCGGATGGATAACGGCAAATGGAGCATCCGCAACTCCGGCGGCCTGAAGTACCTGCCGGGCTTTTTCTTCCGCTTGTACAGGAACATCAACAACAAACTCGGGCCGGAAATCGTTCGGGAGCGTACAGTCGAGTTCCTTCAGCAAATTAAGATTGTACTCAACCTCATGACGCTTTGCATCTTTGCGATGTTCGTATACTTTTCTGTTGAAAAGAAAGGAATACAGACGATACCCTGTTCCGATTCGCAGCGGAATGCCTGCCCGAAACATCAACCATGCAAGCCGGAACCGCGGATACACAACAACCGCTGCATCGAACTTGCGTTCCCGAAGCACCGTACACATTTCATTGAACGGTATCAGCCCATGCGAAGGTTGTACAGGATTGCTGTTGCGATCATACCAGATCAATTCATCGACGTACGGGTTTCCTTCGAGTACTTCGCCTGTATAGCGTCGCAGCAACATGGCAATATATGCATCGGGGAAACACGAACGGAGGGCGGGCAACATCGGTAGCGTGAGAATCACATCGCCGAGGCGGTCGGTACGGACCAGAAGTATGCGTCGTATCGTGTTCGACGCCCCTTGTGTGGTTGTAAAAAGCAGAACTGGACTCCGAGTTGTCAGAAATCTGAATGAAAAGATAGGCCTTGCAGGGGTGAATTGCAACCAACGCCCGGCTTGTCTCAAATACAACGATCTCTGCGTTGACCGCTTTATTACGAGACCGTCCGCTCGCCGGTCAGCCCGAACACCTCCAAATCCTTCTTCTCACGCATCAGCAGTTGATGATGTTCAATGAACGGGCGTACATCTTCCTGTCGAGCAGCGGCATCTTTCATCAGACGTTGGTTCTCGACAAGAAGGTGTTCGAGTTCGTGACGTCTGAGAATGATCATGCAGCGTTCGGCAACCTTCGCGGGATCGGCTTCCTCCGGCACACCATCCAACTCCTGCCATCCCTTGCTCAATTCATACTTGCTGAACGTGATATCTGCAAGAAACCGTCGCAACTCGGCATCGTCAGTCTCGTCAACAAGCACATTGGCATTCCAGGTTTCCTTCTTCTCACGATGTGAGAAAATCATATCCAGAACGTGATGAACCCGGGGATGCAAAAAATGGTGTGGAGTAACGTGCGTGAAAATAAACTCGACCATCTCGTCGCCGTGTTCAAGCATGAGTCGAAGAAGATCACGCTCAGCCGGCGGAACAGATTGCTGTGTCTGAACAGGTCGGGGCCCGGCTTGAGGCTCAGAGTCTGAGTTCTGGAGTTGTGTCTCGCGTTGCCGCTCGAATTTCTCCCGGGTTCGTTCCTTGCCGATAATCTTTTCCAACTCACGGTACAACGCTGATTCGTAAATGCCGTACCGCTCCGAAAGGCTCTTGATGTAGAAACTCCGCTTCAGTTCATCCTTCATCTTCGCAATTGTTTCAACTATTGAGCGAACCGCCTCGGCTTGCCCTTCAGGAGTGTCAAACAATCCCTGGGACTTCAGCGAAGTTGCTTTGAAGTCGAGAAACGATGCGGCGTTTTCGAGCAATGTGCCGAATGCCTTTCCTCCATTCTTCTTGACAAACGAATCCGGATCGTCACCTTCGGGAAGCGCTGCAACACGAACATCAAGCCCCTGCTCGAGAATAACGTCAACGCCACGCATTGTTGCCTTTGAGCCTGCGGAATCGGCGTCATAGACGAGAGTGATCTTCCTCGCATAACGTCCTATAAGGTCGATCTGTTCTTCTGTCAGAGCCGTGCCGCTTGAGGCGACAATGTTCTTCATCCCTTCCTGATACACAGAAATCAAATCCGCGTAGCCTTCGACGAGAATCGCGTACTCGTGCTCGCGGATTGCTTCCTTTGCCTGAAAAATTCCGTAAAGGCTCCGGCTCTTCGAGTAGATCGGTGTTTCGGGAGAATTGATGTACTTTCCAGGAAGCGGATCATCCTCACGTAACTTCCGGGCGCCGAATCCGATTACCCTGCCCGTCACGGAGAAAATCGGAAACATCGCCCTCCCGCGAAACCTGTCGTAGTAACCCGACCCGTCTTCCCGTTTGATG
The sequence above is a segment of the Bacteroidota bacterium genome. Coding sequences within it:
- a CDS encoding phosphatidate cytidylyltransferase, yielding MKNLTQRILVALVSIPLIVVFSWWGGLWFFGMVLLIAVLGLNEFYTLAARKGAAPQVVTGLVFGALVLCVFIWQKLQFVILTFAGQFGVALPMPTMAQLFLILFLIFVPLIMLLELFRNKGSALLNVATTLFGVCYVSLFLGSLIGVRELFIPADFPVWLHFEGHGIDYPAEVVRQVYDWGGATVITVFVSIWVCDTLAYFAGRLLGKHKLFERVSPNKTWEGAVAGYVGAVATFLVAQSFFLPYMTVGSALVCGSIVGIFGQAGDLAESLLKRDAGVKDSSALIPGHGGVLDRFDSLLFVSPLIFFYLDFVVF
- a CDS encoding DUF4832 domain-containing protein; translated protein: MGRATFLSLLLICFFVQFHSTTSQTRSVVYTASSEIFQNPERGIFQLEQTGMTPGQITPYRKLDPNRLRTIRQSHSLVFRYFGLKQWRTVDLPDSILQNISADFTAIRNAGLKIIPRFCYSAAMNEPDASIVVILRHLDQLRPILQANKDVIAFLQAGFIGAWGEWHSSSNGNESVQNMRTILNKIISVMPTERMTQLRYPRHKQAIFSLPYDSTAAVTPAQAFTDASVARVGHHNDCFLASADDYGTYWRDNRLDTALAKPYLRLDNRFVPLGGETCAPSAFSNCTNAVREMARLRWSYLNGGYHATVINGFISGGCYEEIQRRLGYRLSLLNSTFTSVGRRMGKFMFTARLTNSGWASLYNPRTVELCLRNRSNGTVYSARLPVDPRFWGAGDTVLLSATVGIPSNMPAGLYTVLLNLPDPMNSLRNRPDYSVRLANQGTWEPATGYNNLLDSISIDATTSSDPYTGTLWFQTGGTTQVEDMTPSQFALEQNYPNPFNASTTFRFSLPSASLVDFSVYDLLGRKVATLVDQVMEASSYTVHFDASNLATGVYVARLIANSVNGDSPGRLYSSRKMTLLK
- a CDS encoding CPBP family intramembrane metalloprotease, with amino-acid sequence MNDIANPRGNSPFQSPPPSTFESVSSLFQRMPAWAFASVSLVGIFFLYQIVGGAITFLLFGMDMAESNVTAVRLATMLGQVLFILIPTILLARLRFPGRTNVFRFGVIHPGQVLLVLVAVFALQQLLQGYLMLQEAVPLELPPVVQQFVDQIKKMMERMYRMLTSAHSFPEFLFVVLVIAVTPAICEEILFRGLIQRTLEESGTKDGGGSRPQRGLTAAVIAGIVFGVYHLNPFTLIPLIVLGVYFGFVVYRTQNIVTSIAAHFFNNFIACVVVYLQLDENFIAISPDTFPDSETLLLNITLSAVVFVAATYYLIRITRRPA
- a CDS encoding patatin-like phospholipase family protein codes for the protein MAIHIKLLLCFIGILWLVPSGLSSQTKITYRPQFDSSANARNHLYPFKTQKRPRIGLVLSGGGARGAAQIGVLKALEHYKIPVDFISATSMGAIVGGLYASGYTSADIESLALSTNWDEVLSFSDETKRTDLPIDRKIAGDWSFLTVRFQGLRPVIPHAVSSGQRLTNFLSEQTLQALYHPNPTFDNLKIPFRAVTTDLISGSRIILDRGSLAEALRASSTVPLLFSPVNKDSMQLVDGGLVTNIPVDVAKKEGCDVVVAVNSTSGFRNADELKAPWQTADQIMGIMMQLANEEQIKQADVAITPSVGRHLSSDFTGLEELIEEGYRSAGEQIDSIKALYERAVDKMDSAETDSENRVFEDVQLEISGEGAPDSLSFKLKHDAFKGTLSSIEIRKHIRALFATGNFRDIVVEVFPELRPTQVVFTLYPNSLLRGVRFTGNTLVPSDSLEAEFRPLLGKILNQRRCGEAAENLLKLYRNRGYSLARIVHSSFDEATGTMHIELNEGIIEYLHVRGGDRTEESFVFREFPLAPGDAFEIEKAKQGLTNLNGTRVFEYVYLEVSYADKTPGLTIRLAELPSQLIRFGIRSDDERKLQGTIDIRDENFRGIGTDLGFTLSGGGRNGKANLEFRSNSLLSRSFTFNLGLFASVHNSYVYVDDPKFSGTSRWERDRAGEYSDIRLGGRLVVGAPLQRLGSVTAEWSLQRARIRNLDNTPELESSYMLSLFKIGTMVDGRDDYPFPTSGQQLMLSYEFASTNLLSDVGYNAIRFMYASYRSWGERSVFCPRLTVGIADLTMPLGQQFFLGGRESMFGTREDDRRGRQLVALNLEYRYKLPIDFVFDSYLRARYDLASISATPQQIKLSSFRHGVGLEFALDTPLGQAVLGVGKSFFFDSDVPARPFRHGPLIFYFVLGYEL
- a CDS encoding polysaccharide biosynthesis tyrosine autokinase; the encoded protein is MKTEHEQRTRLVPSPQPVIRDYPAVLLRGKWIIVSAVVVMAVAAFLFTKLKNPVYQASSAVLIQTQTPESGGLFIPSIGSAIVTNIRQNELEILRSQTLAESVARRLISQMYIDPGAREPINIIRPAKDDEGKRTVATVEQVTKRLGLSVDFVTVRESDVIKIIAKSKNPREAALLANVFTSEYYNRNVHKSRQKSRALREFLETQVADQRAHLEMLEGSLQSYMENKGIVSLDNESRKLIDQLSQLEATRDATDIALQSLERTVTSYRQEIPQQEQILARSMGSSSDPYIKNLQEQIAGLEVQRDLAVSKNPALAGKEVFGDKVREVNAQIKELEEKLKTRTKDYIQTLVPAGSGPDFASLTPSAYVRQVKQKLLEGEIEIQTLRAKKDALTRVIAEYEKQFSRIPGKSIQYARLERGKLSAEKLFVVLNDKLNEATISEQSQIGYIDIIDQATVPIEPSSPIMMLNLVIGVLAGLFLGVLIVVGREFRDVRIHTPEDLRLKGYTPSAVVMTMDHEIKRLAGRQVLSRYGRPIDPHLLTLADAFSPVAEAYKKLRTAIQYVPTFDRRPQSILVSGANHSEGKSTTAANLAIAYAQNGKMVLLIDANMRRPVQHGMFDLFGQPGLSELLQDKVGYDGVVQLSTIRNLHILSAGTLPSQPADLLASDKMRDLIQQAELEYDVIILDSPPILTVADASILSTLVDMVLIVVAAGSTRLEELERSVEIIETVGGKTPKYVLNRFDHRRAYGISYPRSGYGFYTENNKKRGVVEAARGHRS